The window CGCAGCCCATTTCTACCAGGCGCAGAATCTGTTCCGGTTGACGCTGCAAGAGAGGGTTGCGTTCGGGATGGGTTACGATCGGAGTAAGTCCTCCCGATTGAAGGCGATACAAGGCGTCCAGCAAGGTTGGCGGCAAGGCAAAATCACTGAACTCAACCAGCAGGTAGGCGGTCTTACCGATCACGTAGCGTTCGCAATGTGCCAAGGCATCCTGGATGTTGTCGTAGGAGAAATGGAAGTCACATCCCAGATGGAGAGTAGGTGTGAGACCCACCATTCCCTGCAGGCGGCTCACGATTTCCTGGTGCCGCTGGCGGTGGTAGGGGTAGCGGTCGTTGGCATGCGGAGTTGCCACTAAGTCGGTTACGCCGTCCTCGGCTGCCATGCGGCACATCTGGACGGCGACGTCCCAGGATTTGGCCCCGTCGTCCACTTCGGGAAGGACATGGCTGTGGATGTCCACCATGAGCCAGCCATTGTAGCCGCTCTATCCGGCGACGGCTCCGCTGCCGGCCAGCAACTGGCAGTTCGCCCGGGGTGCCTGACCCGCAGGCATCCTTGGCATGTTCCGAAAGCGGAACGCTAGGAGCTTCAAAGTGCGGAAACGATGCGGGCAGCGTATGCTGGCTGCTGCAGGCGGACCAGATGGGCGACTCGCTCGCGAAGCGACTGGTAACTCTCGATGAGCTGGCCGAAGGAGAGGCCGGCTTGCGGAAAGACTATGCG of the Terriglobales bacterium genome contains:
- a CDS encoding CpsB/CapC family capsule biosynthesis tyrosine phosphatase, with amino-acid sequence MVDIHSHVLPEVDDGAKSWDVAVQMCRMAAEDGVTDLVATPHANDRYPYHRQRHQEIVSRLQGMVGLTPTLHLGCDFHFSYDNIQDALAHCERYVIGKTAYLLVEFSDFALPPTLLDALYRLQSGGLTPIVTHPERNPLLQRQPEQILRLVEMGCVIQVTAASLTGRFGKAARRLSGWLLQREAVHVLASDAHDLEDRPPILSAGRDVAVELCGPDVALALVEHNPRAIVSNQPLPYFPHPRPD